A single window of Microbispora hainanensis DNA harbors:
- a CDS encoding S8 family serine peptidase: MRRAVLIGTAALALLLPQNAAVGAASATPGPDKVDRVVQNDLSAHGKATFWVRLKDRADLGAARMAKNKNDKARQVYRLKSETATSSQAGLRKLLTKAHAEFTPFWIVNTVKVTGDAKLAAEIAQLPEVTAIEPSRTVPLPDPQPAKVQAATASVEWNIDRINAPKVWDELGDHGEGIVIASIDTGVQWDHPALVSQYRGTQPGGAVDHNYNWFDPAHVCPGQAPCDDRGHGTHTVGTMVGGDGGANAIGVAPGAKWIAAKACLLTGCPDYALLAAGQWILAPTDLNGQNPRPDLAPDIVNNSWGGEGINLWYKDMVEAWVAAGIFPAFSNGNAGPACDTTGTPGGYVASYSAGAFDADGRIAYFSSRGPGENGEIKPNISAPGVDIRSALPGNGYGLKSGTSMASPHVAATVALMWSASPFLRGDIEGTRALLDHTATDVDDEGCGGTAADNFVWGEGMLDAYAAVKATPAGELGTLTGMVTSDGSPLAGAIVEVSGPLNRTVSTAQDGTYSLPRLLSGDYTLTVRKFGYDDVTRTVTVGTDETVTEDVALTAQTLSRVSGTVTSVGLPEAGATVTAAGTPATAVTDAQGHYELLLPHKTYDLKVTADSLCAEETTVPVTVTGEMTRDIALASHIDGFGHTCRSGAEPYVEGTHLEPLTYDDETQRITLPFAFPFYGKTYTSGLVSTNGFLSFGGNTYSFPSHGPLPSGAEPNAAIYPYWTDLGLFEGEGALYTATIGSAPNRTFVVEWRNARFYGVDALISFEALLGEDGSIGFRYRGIDTDYSAGEKATIGIENGDGTDAFQYSSDRPVLRDGQSLTIAARGHGLVAGTVTDANDGGPLAGATVKVGDVAFTTGPDGAFLGQVPAGDHHVEISAADYGTLTKEVSVAAGGRTRVDAALATGRVTVSTGQVTLVMPASANRNATFELSNPGSDATYTIENDPAQTWLGVTPASGSIKAGASVTLRVTASSAGLSPGDVRTGVLLVRSSSGRAPVVPVSVVVVVPKVQIAVETGGGKNVVDAAGDTWTADREYTPGGYGYVGGGKAKTSPKDVKGTSEQGLFRSSREGMQAYRFDRLPDGVYTVELGFAETRHKKAGKRVFDVAVAGVPVIEGLDLAKEAGENTAVTRQYTVKVTGGRLDVVFRPHKGDPIVNAIRVTERPDKAGA, translated from the coding sequence GTGCGGCGTGCGGTCCTGATCGGGACCGCCGCCCTCGCCCTGCTGCTCCCGCAGAACGCCGCGGTCGGCGCAGCATCGGCCACACCCGGACCGGACAAGGTCGATCGGGTGGTCCAGAACGACCTGTCCGCCCACGGAAAGGCCACCTTCTGGGTACGGCTCAAGGACCGCGCCGACCTCGGCGCCGCCCGAATGGCGAAGAACAAGAACGACAAGGCGCGGCAGGTCTACCGGCTGAAGTCGGAGACCGCCACTTCCTCTCAGGCCGGCCTGCGCAAACTCCTCACGAAAGCGCACGCGGAGTTCACCCCCTTCTGGATCGTCAACACCGTCAAGGTGACCGGTGACGCGAAGCTGGCCGCCGAGATCGCCCAGTTGCCCGAGGTGACGGCGATCGAACCGTCCCGTACGGTGCCCCTGCCCGACCCGCAGCCGGCCAAGGTGCAGGCCGCGACCGCCTCCGTCGAGTGGAACATCGACCGCATCAACGCCCCGAAGGTGTGGGACGAGCTCGGCGACCACGGCGAGGGCATCGTCATCGCCAGCATCGACACCGGTGTCCAGTGGGACCACCCCGCCCTGGTCTCCCAATACCGGGGCACCCAGCCGGGCGGCGCCGTCGACCACAACTACAACTGGTTCGACCCGGCGCACGTCTGCCCCGGCCAGGCGCCGTGCGACGACCGCGGCCACGGCACCCACACCGTGGGCACCATGGTCGGCGGGGACGGCGGGGCCAACGCGATCGGCGTCGCCCCCGGGGCCAAGTGGATCGCGGCCAAGGCCTGTCTCCTCACGGGATGCCCCGACTACGCGCTGCTCGCCGCCGGGCAGTGGATCCTCGCGCCCACCGACCTGAACGGCCAGAACCCCCGTCCCGACCTCGCGCCCGACATCGTGAACAACTCCTGGGGCGGCGAGGGCATCAACCTCTGGTACAAGGACATGGTCGAGGCGTGGGTCGCCGCCGGCATCTTCCCCGCCTTCTCCAACGGCAACGCGGGGCCGGCCTGTGACACCACCGGCACGCCCGGGGGATACGTCGCCAGCTACAGCGCCGGGGCCTTCGACGCCGACGGCAGAATCGCGTACTTCTCCTCCAGAGGCCCGGGCGAGAACGGCGAGATCAAGCCGAACATCTCGGCCCCCGGCGTCGACATCCGCTCGGCGTTGCCCGGCAACGGATACGGGCTGAAGTCGGGCACCTCGATGGCCAGCCCGCACGTCGCCGCGACCGTGGCGCTGATGTGGTCGGCCTCCCCCTTCCTGCGGGGCGACATCGAGGGCACCCGGGCGCTGCTCGACCACACGGCGACCGACGTCGACGACGAGGGCTGCGGCGGCACCGCCGCGGACAACTTCGTCTGGGGCGAGGGCATGCTCGACGCGTACGCGGCCGTCAAGGCGACCCCGGCCGGTGAGCTGGGCACGCTGACCGGCATGGTCACCTCCGACGGCTCCCCGCTCGCCGGCGCGATCGTCGAGGTCTCCGGCCCGTTGAACCGCACCGTCTCCACCGCGCAGGACGGCACCTACAGCCTGCCCCGCCTGCTGAGCGGCGACTACACGCTCACCGTGCGGAAGTTCGGCTACGACGACGTCACCCGGACCGTCACCGTCGGCACCGACGAGACGGTCACCGAGGACGTCGCGCTCACGGCGCAGACCCTGAGCAGGGTGTCGGGAACGGTCACCAGTGTGGGCCTGCCCGAGGCGGGCGCCACGGTGACCGCCGCGGGCACGCCGGCCACCGCCGTCACCGACGCTCAGGGCCACTACGAGCTGCTGCTGCCGCACAAGACCTACGACCTGAAGGTCACGGCGGACTCCCTGTGCGCCGAGGAGACCACCGTGCCTGTCACGGTGACCGGCGAGATGACCAGGGACATCGCGCTGGCCAGCCACATCGACGGGTTCGGCCACACCTGCAGGAGCGGCGCCGAGCCGTACGTCGAGGGCACCCACCTGGAGCCCCTCACCTACGACGACGAGACCCAGCGGATCACGCTGCCGTTCGCCTTCCCGTTCTACGGCAAGACTTACACCAGCGGTCTGGTCAGCACGAACGGGTTCCTGAGCTTCGGCGGCAACACCTACTCCTTCCCGAGCCACGGACCACTGCCCTCCGGCGCCGAGCCGAACGCCGCCATCTATCCGTACTGGACCGACCTCGGGCTGTTCGAGGGCGAGGGCGCGCTCTACACGGCCACGATCGGCAGCGCGCCGAACCGCACCTTCGTGGTGGAGTGGCGCAACGCCCGGTTCTACGGCGTGGACGCGCTCATCTCGTTCGAGGCGCTGCTCGGCGAGGACGGCTCGATCGGGTTCCGCTACCGCGGGATCGACACCGATTACTCGGCCGGGGAGAAGGCCACGATCGGCATCGAGAACGGAGACGGCACCGACGCGTTCCAGTACTCGTCCGACAGGCCGGTCCTGCGTGACGGTCAGAGCCTGACCATCGCGGCGCGCGGACACGGACTGGTCGCCGGCACCGTCACCGACGCCAACGACGGCGGCCCGCTGGCCGGCGCGACCGTGAAGGTCGGCGACGTCGCCTTCACCACGGGCCCCGACGGCGCCTTCCTCGGGCAGGTGCCCGCGGGCGACCACCACGTGGAGATCTCGGCGGCCGACTACGGCACCCTCACCAAGGAGGTCAGCGTCGCCGCCGGCGGCCGGACACGGGTGGACGCCGCACTGGCCACCGGCCGGGTCACCGTGTCCACGGGCCAGGTCACCCTGGTGATGCCGGCCTCGGCGAACAGGAACGCGACGTTCGAGCTGTCCAACCCGGGCTCCGACGCGACGTACACGATCGAGAACGACCCGGCGCAGACCTGGCTCGGCGTGACGCCGGCGAGCGGAAGCATCAAGGCGGGCGCATCCGTGACGCTCCGGGTCACCGCCTCAAGCGCGGGACTGTCCCCGGGGGACGTCCGCACCGGCGTGCTGCTCGTGCGCTCGTCGAGCGGCCGGGCGCCGGTCGTCCCGGTCAGCGTGGTCGTCGTGGTGCCGAAGGTCCAGATCGCCGTCGAGACGGGCGGCGGCAAGAACGTGGTCGACGCGGCGGGCGACACGTGGACGGCCGACCGGGAGTACACCCCTGGCGGGTACGGCTACGTGGGCGGCGGCAAGGCGAAGACGTCGCCCAAGGACGTCAAGGGCACGTCCGAGCAGGGACTGTTCCGCAGTTCCCGCGAGGGCATGCAGGCCTACCGGTTCGACCGTCTTCCGGACGGCGTCTACACCGTGGAGCTGGGCTTCGCCGAGACCCGGCACAAGAAGGCGGGCAAGCGCGTCTTCGACGTCGCCGTCGCGGGCGTCCCGGTCATCGAGGGCCTCGACCTGGCCAAGGAGGCCGGTGAGAACACGGCGGTGACCCGCCAGTACACGGTGAAGGTCACCGGCGGCCGGCTCGACGTGGTCTTCCGGCCCCACAAGGGCGACCCCATCGTGAACGCGATCCGGGTCACCGAGCGTCCGGACAAGGCGGGCGCGTAA
- a CDS encoding DUF222 domain-containing protein, which yields MAQELALTPLPADVDVCLAEAEELLFARDRITSALADRVGRVHRAGQARQHGHASTRCWLRTSGGMTVGGAGRLLTLGAELPRLPVVREKFAAGELAAGVVEAICAAVAGLSDEQATLAEPILVDLAGKAGAAEVAKAGRHLRAVLDPDGDERDERADYGRRFLRVRPGKGGGVEGEFYLPREAGARLMALLQAYAKLRAQGDDRPLTVRQADALIALLEQKIVTELLVVVSAESLPTDPETTDPTADDPYPADPATDDDVSDHFADLGDSAPSDYVPDPAGCTDEPSQADPATEDPADPAADDDVSDHFADLGDSAPSDYALDIAGTTDEPGQADDTTDHVEDARDAGGFGEGRDDTGDPAPGQADDFDNAEAEADAGAESADDTNAYAPDATGSADDLRRADDTVSGALGDPGAAGGADDPDIPEEFDTGEAEADAGAGSDAGECELRDTASTASAEGGHTVNAAAAEGGETVPAKVGDGDRVAAKSGTPHTARRASACPADGDGHAHTAPSDTAPSGATASDAPLSQAACSEAAPSHTTPSEAAPSEGVWTDPPPEDVSVRHTHVGHRPAGDCRRGQSTCRCGSQGAWRCSGEARCSRATQAPGASGPSGATPGGPGPERETPPGWASGTAPGAGRGTPGTAQAASQGAAQGASRGASPGATPGASPGAAPGASAGTMPGAFLGSALGASAGTLPGSLLGTALGASLGGPLGMVPPGLLLATGQVLPVSSVHRLARTSTLVRIVMNADGQVLDMGRKVRLATPAQRRAIFARYATCWVDGCPLPATMCQIDHADNWSTGGLTDLKLLGPACQFHNRDRYQHPERYTRRKIGTDRWAFTYHRIGSRRPRE from the coding sequence GTGGCCCAAGAGCTGGCGCTGACGCCGCTTCCCGCCGATGTGGATGTGTGCCTGGCCGAGGCGGAGGAGTTGCTGTTCGCCCGGGATCGGATCACCAGCGCGCTGGCCGATCGGGTGGGGCGGGTGCATCGGGCGGGGCAGGCCAGGCAGCATGGGCATGCCTCCACCCGGTGTTGGTTGCGCACGAGTGGGGGGATGACGGTGGGGGGTGCGGGCCGCCTGCTCACGTTGGGGGCGGAACTGCCGCGCCTCCCCGTCGTGCGGGAGAAGTTCGCTGCGGGTGAGTTGGCGGCGGGGGTGGTGGAGGCCATCTGCGCCGCTGTGGCCGGGCTATCGGATGAGCAGGCCACCTTGGCGGAGCCGATCTTGGTGGACCTGGCGGGCAAGGCCGGGGCGGCGGAGGTCGCCAAGGCCGGCCGCCATCTGCGGGCGGTGCTGGACCCCGATGGGGATGAGCGGGATGAGCGGGCCGATTACGGGCGGCGGTTCCTGCGGGTCCGCCCGGGCAAGGGCGGCGGCGTGGAAGGGGAGTTCTACCTGCCGCGTGAGGCCGGCGCCCGGTTGATGGCGTTGTTGCAGGCGTACGCCAAGCTGAGGGCGCAGGGGGATGACCGCCCGCTGACGGTACGTCAGGCGGACGCGCTGATCGCCCTGCTGGAGCAGAAGATCGTCACCGAGCTCCTCGTCGTGGTCAGCGCTGAATCCCTCCCCACCGACCCCGAAACCACCGACCCCACCGCCGACGACCCATACCCCGCCGACCCGGCCACCGACGACGACGTCAGCGACCACTTCGCAGACCTCGGCGACAGCGCCCCCAGCGACTACGTCCCCGACCCTGCCGGATGCACTGACGAGCCAAGCCAGGCCGACCCGGCCACCGAAGACCCTGCTGACCCTGCCGCCGATGACGACGTCAGCGACCACTTCGCAGACCTCGGCGACAGCGCCCCCAGCGACTACGCCCTCGACATCGCCGGGACCACTGACGAGCCGGGCCAGGCCGACGACACCACCGACCATGTCGAAGACGCGCGGGATGCCGGGGGCTTCGGGGAAGGCCGGGACGACACGGGCGACCCTGCACCCGGCCAGGCCGACGACTTCGACAATGCCGAGGCTGAGGCAGATGCCGGTGCGGAGAGCGCCGACGACACCAACGCCTACGCCCCCGACGCCACCGGAAGCGCCGACGACCTGAGGCGGGCCGATGACACCGTTTCCGGCGCGTTGGGCGACCCCGGCGCTGCGGGCGGCGCTGACGACCCCGACATCCCGGAGGAGTTCGACACCGGCGAGGCTGAGGCGGATGCCGGTGCGGGGAGTGATGCAGGTGAGTGCGAGCTGCGCGACACCGCAAGCACCGCCTCTGCTGAGGGCGGCCACACCGTGAACGCCGCCGCCGCCGAGGGCGGCGAGACCGTGCCTGCCAAGGTCGGAGACGGCGACCGCGTTGCGGCCAAGTCTGGAACACCGCACACCGCGCGGCGCGCGTCAGCATGCCCTGCCGACGGTGACGGGCATGCGCACACAGCCCCTTCGGACACAGCCCCTTCGGGCGCGACGGCTTCGGACGCGCCGCTATCACAGGCAGCGTGCTCGGAGGCTGCTCCATCGCACACAACGCCTTCGGAGGCAGCGCCTTCGGAGGGGGTGTGGACGGATCCTCCTCCCGAGGATGTCTCCGTACGTCACACCCACGTCGGGCATCGGCCTGCGGGGGACTGCCGGCGTGGCCAGAGCACGTGCCGGTGCGGCAGCCAGGGCGCGTGGCGGTGCAGTGGTGAGGCGCGGTGCTCGCGTGCGACGCAGGCACCGGGGGCATCGGGACCGTCGGGAGCGACGCCCGGCGGGCCCGGACCGGAGCGGGAGACACCACCCGGATGGGCATCGGGAACGGCACCGGGAGCCGGGCGTGGGACGCCGGGGACGGCGCAAGCAGCATCGCAAGGAGCGGCACAGGGGGCATCGCGGGGTGCGTCACCGGGAGCAACTCCCGGGGCGTCACCCGGAGCAGCGCCAGGTGCGTCGGCGGGCACGATGCCCGGGGCGTTCTTGGGGTCGGCGCTGGGAGCGTCGGCAGGCACGCTGCCCGGGTCGCTGCTGGGGACGGCACTGGGCGCCTCGCTGGGAGGGCCGCTGGGGATGGTGCCGCCGGGGTTGCTGCTGGCGACCGGGCAGGTGCTGCCCGTCTCCAGCGTGCATCGGCTCGCCCGGACCTCGACTCTGGTGCGGATCGTCATGAACGCCGACGGGCAGGTGCTGGACATGGGCCGCAAGGTCCGTCTGGCGACTCCTGCCCAGCGGCGGGCCATCTTCGCCCGGTATGCCACGTGCTGGGTCGACGGCTGCCCGCTCCCGGCGACCATGTGCCAGATCGACCACGCCGACAACTGGAGCACCGGCGGCCTCACGGACCTGAAGCTCCTCGGCCCGGCCTGCCAGTTCCACAACCGCGACCGCTACCAGCACCCCGAGCGCTACACCCGCCGCAAGATCGGCACCGACCGCTGGGCCTTCACCTACCACCGGATCGGGAGCAGACGGCCGCGCGAGTGA
- a CDS encoding NAD(P)-dependent oxidoreductase yields MVSLHLPLTPQTRGLIGRAELALMRPRSILLNTARGGIVDEQALADAPRDPAYPLAAAAVDTFEHEHAAFTSPLFGLPNVLLTPHVAGMIRNAMATAALRCADHIAALLADRPDGVPVVTV; encoded by the coding sequence GTGGTCTCCCTGCATCTGCCACTCACTCCCCAGACCCGAGGGCTGATCGGGCGGGCGGAGCTGGCGCTGATGCGTCCGCGGTCGATCCTGCTGAACACCGCCCGGGGCGGGATCGTCGACGAGCAGGCCCTGGCCGACGCGCCGCGCGACCCCGCATATCCGCTCGCGGCAGCCGCTGTCGACACCTTCGAGCACGAGCACGCCGCCTTCACCTCGCCACTCTTCGGCCTCCCCAACGTCCTGCTGACCCCGCATGTCGCCGGGATGATCAGGAACGCCATGGCCACGGCAGCTCTCCGCTGCGCGGACCACATCGCGGCCCTGCTCGCCGACCGCCCGGACGGCGTACCCGTGGTGACCGTGTAA
- a CDS encoding maleylpyruvate isomerase N-terminal domain-containing protein, with the protein MDLFAHSWTALRRAVAELPDEDFARPSGCAGWLVRDLVCHLVIDAQDVLITLATPEEKEPTRDAVTYWEVSATPPTGDDPLDALIVRLAAAYEEPRLLKFHLDDVGSAAGRAAGLADPRLRVGTRGEVLTAGDYLSAYVLEWTLHHLDLIAHLPGVAGPPAEGLARSREMLEKIVGAAFPASFSDTDALLVGTGRRAPAEAEKAALGDLAARLPFVLG; encoded by the coding sequence GTGGATCTCTTCGCCCACTCGTGGACGGCGCTGCGCAGGGCGGTCGCCGAACTGCCGGACGAGGACTTCGCGCGGCCGTCCGGATGTGCCGGCTGGCTCGTGCGGGACCTGGTGTGCCATCTGGTGATCGATGCTCAGGACGTCCTGATCACCCTGGCGACCCCGGAGGAGAAGGAACCGACCCGTGACGCGGTGACCTACTGGGAGGTCTCGGCGACGCCGCCGACCGGCGACGATCCGCTCGACGCGCTGATCGTCCGGCTGGCCGCCGCCTACGAGGAACCTCGGCTGCTGAAGTTCCACCTCGACGACGTCGGCTCCGCCGCGGGCCGTGCCGCGGGGCTCGCCGACCCGCGACTCCGGGTCGGCACCCGGGGCGAGGTTCTCACCGCCGGCGACTACCTTTCGGCGTACGTCCTGGAGTGGACGCTGCACCACCTCGACCTGATCGCGCACCTCCCTGGTGTGGCCGGGCCGCCCGCCGAGGGGCTCGCCCGGTCGCGCGAGATGCTGGAGAAGATCGTCGGCGCCGCCTTCCCCGCGTCGTTCTCCGACACGGACGCGTTGCTGGTCGGCACCGGACGGCGTGCCCCGGCCGAGGCCGAGAAGGCGGCACTCGGCGACCTGGCCGCAAGGCTTCCCTTCGTACTCGGCTGA
- a CDS encoding PLDc N-terminal domain-containing protein, which produces MPLLYGGFGLVLLALWIFCLLDVIVTAEEDCRNLPKGAWILIVLLLPEVGSILWLLAGRPQTVTRPGGLPYRGNTGSFPEYDRPGRFVPSNPDDDEDFLRRCRERAEEQRRAYREQQRQAEGNQDQ; this is translated from the coding sequence ATGCCCCTCTTATATGGCGGGTTCGGTCTGGTTCTGCTCGCCTTGTGGATCTTCTGTCTGCTCGACGTGATCGTCACGGCGGAGGAGGACTGCCGGAACCTGCCCAAGGGGGCGTGGATCCTGATCGTCCTGTTACTTCCCGAGGTCGGGTCGATCCTGTGGCTGCTCGCGGGCCGGCCGCAGACCGTGACGCGGCCCGGCGGGCTGCCGTACAGGGGCAACACCGGGAGCTTCCCCGAGTACGACCGGCCGGGCCGGTTCGTCCCCTCCAACCCGGACGACGACGAGGACTTCCTCCGCCGCTGCCGGGAGCGGGCCGAGGAACAGCGTCGCGCCTACCGCGAGCAGCAGCGTCAGGCCGAGGGGAACCAGGACCAGTAG
- the trpB gene encoding tryptophan synthase subunit beta — translation MRDVLTWGEAAPPDGTMGVPGARGRFGAYGGRYAPESLVEACREVGEAFREAWADPGFRGALARLLAVHAGRPTPLTPALRLSDELGVRLCLKREDLTHTGSHKINNVLGQALLAVRMGRRRLIAETGAGQHGVATATAAALLGLEATVFMGERDIERQALNVFRMRMLGAEVIPVTSGSRTLKDATSEAMRAWVGATGDSHYCIGSVVGPDPYPWMVREFQRVIGDEARAQCAAELRTGVPDHVVACVGGGSNAAGTFAGFADTAARLVGVEAEGGAGAARGRLGVLHGCRSLFLQDGDGQITQAHSIAPGLDYPGVGPEHAHLRDLGRARYVTVTDDEAVAAAVRLARTEGILPALESAHALAWVIRAAGDGELPAGSTVLMTLSGRGDKDVSTLKELL, via the coding sequence ATGCGAGATGTGCTGACGTGGGGTGAGGCGGCCCCGCCCGACGGGACGATGGGCGTGCCCGGAGCGCGGGGCCGGTTCGGCGCGTACGGCGGGCGGTACGCGCCGGAGTCCCTGGTGGAGGCGTGCCGCGAGGTGGGCGAGGCGTTCCGGGAGGCCTGGGCCGATCCGGGGTTCCGGGGCGCCCTGGCACGGCTGCTCGCCGTCCACGCCGGGCGGCCGACCCCGCTCACCCCCGCCCTCCGCCTGTCGGACGAGCTGGGCGTACGGCTCTGCCTCAAGCGCGAGGACCTCACCCACACCGGATCCCACAAGATCAACAACGTGCTGGGCCAGGCCCTGCTGGCCGTCCGCATGGGACGGCGCAGGCTGATCGCCGAGACCGGAGCCGGCCAGCACGGGGTGGCCACCGCGACCGCCGCCGCGCTGCTCGGGCTGGAGGCCACGGTGTTCATGGGCGAGCGCGACATCGAGCGGCAGGCGCTGAACGTCTTCCGGATGCGCATGCTGGGCGCCGAGGTCATCCCGGTGACCTCGGGCAGCCGTACGCTCAAGGACGCGACCAGCGAGGCCATGCGGGCGTGGGTGGGCGCGACCGGCGACTCCCACTACTGCATCGGCTCGGTCGTCGGGCCGGATCCGTACCCCTGGATGGTCAGGGAGTTTCAGCGGGTCATCGGCGACGAGGCCCGCGCGCAGTGCGCCGCCGAGCTGCGCACCGGCGTGCCGGACCACGTGGTCGCGTGCGTCGGCGGCGGTTCCAACGCGGCCGGCACGTTCGCCGGATTCGCCGACACCGCGGCACGCCTGGTCGGCGTCGAGGCGGAGGGCGGCGCCGGGGCGGCCCGCGGCCGGCTCGGCGTCCTGCACGGCTGCCGCTCGCTGTTCCTGCAGGACGGCGACGGGCAGATCACCCAGGCGCACTCCATCGCCCCCGGGCTCGACTATCCGGGTGTCGGCCCGGAGCACGCCCACCTGCGCGACCTGGGCCGGGCCCGCTACGTCACGGTGACCGACGACGAGGCGGTCGCCGCGGCCGTACGGCTCGCACGCACCGAAGGCATCCTCCCCGCGCTCGAGTCGGCGCACGCCCTCGCCTGGGTGATCCGCGCAGCGGGCGACGGCGAGCTCCCCGCGGGATCGACGGTGCTCATGACGTTGTCCGGCCGAGGCGACAAGGACGTCTCCACCCTGAAGGAGCTGCTGTGA
- the trpA gene encoding tryptophan synthase subunit alpha, whose product MTNPTLAAGAVERHLRARRDTGRGLLMPYVTGGIAPGWTDHLRAFADAGADAIEVGLPFSDPTLDGVTIQQASDLALARGASTRRILDDLSALPDLGVPLVASTYYNLVLHDGPEAFCAALRRAGVTGLIVPDLPVNEADELTGAAAGAGIEPALLASPATLQPRLAEIARHSRGFVYAVSLMGTTGERAVLAASAAELTGRIRRVTDLPVLLGFGISTPDQAREARRHADGVVVGAAVMRRVLDGAGPDDLRVFLTTLRQALDQECDPPR is encoded by the coding sequence GTGACCAACCCCACCCTGGCCGCGGGAGCGGTCGAACGCCACCTGCGCGCCCGCCGCGACACCGGCCGCGGGCTGCTCATGCCGTACGTCACCGGGGGGATCGCGCCCGGCTGGACGGACCATCTGCGGGCGTTCGCCGACGCCGGGGCGGACGCGATCGAGGTCGGCCTGCCCTTCTCCGACCCCACGCTGGACGGCGTCACCATCCAGCAGGCGAGCGACCTCGCGCTGGCCCGGGGGGCGAGCACCCGCCGGATCCTCGACGACCTGTCCGCACTGCCGGACCTGGGTGTGCCGCTGGTCGCCAGCACCTACTACAACCTGGTGCTGCACGACGGCCCCGAGGCGTTCTGCGCCGCGCTGCGCCGGGCCGGCGTCACCGGCCTGATCGTGCCCGACCTGCCGGTGAACGAGGCGGACGAGCTGACCGGCGCCGCCGCCGGCGCCGGGATCGAGCCGGCCCTGCTGGCCTCGCCCGCGACCCTGCAACCGCGGCTGGCGGAGATCGCGCGCCACAGCCGCGGGTTCGTCTACGCGGTGTCCCTGATGGGCACCACCGGTGAGCGGGCCGTCCTGGCCGCCTCGGCGGCGGAGCTCACCGGGCGGATCAGGCGCGTCACCGACCTGCCGGTCTTGCTAGGATTCGGCATCTCCACCCCGGACCAGGCACGCGAAGCCCGCCGGCACGCCGACGGCGTGGTGGTCGGTGCCGCGGTCATGCGGCGGGTGCTCGACGGGGCCGGACCGGACGACCTGCGGGTCTTCCTCACGACCCTGCGGCAGGCCCTCGACCAGGAGTGTGACCCACCACGATGA